AAAATTTCCGATATAAAACGAGTACCTATATTCTTTCTCAATTTATAAAATACACTATGATCAGGAGTTTTTTCTAATAATGTAAATTCACAAAACCATTTTGCTGCGTTATTCTCTTGTAGATATTTCTCTAATTCTCTATCGCTAAGATCTTCCATAAATTGTAATAGCAAACATTTAAATAAACGTAGCATTCCATAACCTTTATAAGGGTTATCTTTTTCAAACTTCTTTAATTTCTTAGCAACATTTTTAAAATCCCAAATCGATACAAACTTACGATATATATGATTTCTCGGTACTAAGTCATTAAGACTTATCATCTCTAGTTGATTCATCAGATAAGCATATGAAAATTAATATAACTATATTTTAACAAATATTATTCTTATATATAGCTAGTTTTCAACACGCCCATAAAAGGCCTTGTTAATAGCATCATTGAAATAGTAGTAGTACATAAATAACTGTCTCTTTCTATAAATCACCCACATTTTGCCTTATTCTTTTACCATTTCAACGATCACATTAATATCCAAAGTCATTTGATATCTTCCAGAGTTTTGCCGGATAGTACAGATCGATCCTGACAAGTTACATCTCTTTGTTGTGCATAATTGTCCTGCTTCTTAATCAACAACCATTGTAAATAATGCTTATTGCTACCTCGCATTTTGGTACGCACTAAAGCAAAAACACCATTGAGTTTTTGTCCATGCAATTCAATTTCAATTTTGCCTTGACTAAAGCAGGAGCTCATTGATACTGGACCTTCCTTTGTATCCTTGACGTTACGGTAATAACCAATATCCCAGACAATCACGTTACCTGCGCCATATTCACCTTCGGGTATTATGCCTTCAAATTGTGCATATTGCAGCGGATGGTTTTCCGTGAGAATGGCCAGGCGTTTTTCTTTGGGGTTAAGTGAAGGTCCTTTAGGCACTGTCCATGACTTTAATACACCGTCAATTTCAATACGAAAATCATAATGCAATGACCGACCAGCATGTTTTTGTACCACAAATAAAGGCTTGTCAGGATCACTTTTTAAAACAGTTTCACCTTTAGGTTCTGGTGTTTTATGAAAATTACGTCTGGATAAATATTGTTTCAATTTTTGCTTCATGAAGGCTCACTATGAAAAGCTTCTCAGCGGGGTAACCCATTATAGCACGATTACTTAACACACTGCTTAGCAATAGGCTAGTTGGCTTTTTTAACATCAAGCGTACGATTATGAAAATTACGTCTGGATAAATATTGTTTCAATTTTTGCTTCATGAAGGCTCACTATGAAAAGCTTCTCAGCGGGGTAACCCATTATAGCACGATTACTTAACACACTGCTTAGCAATAGGCTAGTTGGCTTTTTTAACATCAAGCGTACGATATTTTTTAGCACATTCTGGTTTTTTAGGTAAAATTACCCAGAGCATGCCTTTCTTAAAAGAAGCTTCGGCTTTGTCAACATCAACGGTATCCGGTAAAGAGACACTACGCTCATAACTGCCGTAGCTAATTTCACGCATCATATAATTTTTATCTTTATCTTGCTTTGATGTCGTTTTCTCGCCTTTAATAGTTAAGATACCATTATCGATAGATACCTTAACATCGTCTTCTCCCATTCCTGGCATTTCGACTTCGACTTTAAATTGGTTTTTATCATCAACAATATCGATTGCCGGACTGAGTGATAGGTTTTCAAAACGTTCGCTTGGAAAATTAAACGGCTCAAACCAACCATAAATGTCTCCCAGCGCTTTATTGAGTTCATTTTGCAATGACCAGAATGGTTTGTGTTTTTGATGACCAACAGAGACCGGAATATTTTTTTTAGCATTAAATAAGTCCATGATTCGATTTCCTTATAAATTTAAAATTTTGGTATATAATAGTATCTTTAATTTCTGAAATGACGTCATTGACTAAAATCAAGGCACTAAAAACAAAACTGATTTTATTGTCTTAGCTTTTAAAATAGCACTGTCATGATATAGCCTGCTAGGCATAAAAGTAGTACTAATTGAAATAGCTTAAAACCAAGCTATTTCAGTAGATTCCGTGGTCAAGCCTGACGGAATGACGTACTACTTTTTAGTATAGTTAGCTATAATAATATGCTTGCTATCACAATAGCAGGATAAAAAACCGGTGCATAAGCACTTTTTTCTTTACGTAATTAAATTCTAGAGATTTATTAGTAATATATTCCCTTAACATTTCTGACTAGTTATAGCAAAAATGCACACTAAAGCTATTTAAACGTTTAGCTAAAAATCATACAATAATTAGCAAAATTGCTAGCTAATCAACTTAATGAAAAATCTTAGTCAAAAACTCTATAAAGAAATAAAAAAACTTCATAGTTCTCAGGGACGAAAAAAGTCACAATATTATGTCATTGAAGGACTTAGATGTGCTCAAGAAGCACTCAAAAGACTGGCGCAACAACAAATAATCGCGATCTTAGTAACTGAGAAAGTTGATAGTCCAATTTATGCTGTAGATAAAAAGTATATTGTTACCGAAAAAGATTTTGAAGCATTATCACAAACACAAAATCCACAAGGAATATTAATCTTAGCCGAAAAGCCCAAATTTCAAAAGCTTAGTTTTAATGATGACTTTATCTTAGTACTTGATAGAATCCAAGATCCTGGTAATATCGGCACAATTCTACGCACTGCTATAGCTGTAGGCTTAAAAGAAGTAATCTTAATCAATGGCACTGTTGATGCGTTTAACCCCAAAGCAATCCGAGCTGGTATGGGGGCACAATTTAGCCTCAAATTTGGCTATCTTGAAAATCTTGCTGAGCTAAAAAATACCCAAAAATTACAACAGCGCAAGATATGGTTGACTACACCACATCAGGGAGTATCATGCTATGCTAAAGAATTTAAACTTGCTAATAGCATTTTAGTTTTTGGTGAAGAAGCTAATGGTATCGAAGATTTTTCTGTAGGTGAAAAAACTATGATACCAACACTTAGTGATATAGAGTCGTTAAATGTAGCTCAAGCTGCAACAATATATTTATTTGAAGGTTTAAGACAAAAACTAATAAATTAGCTTTGCTGTTAGTTTTATTCATTTTGTGAAATAATTGTCAGCAAAAATAGGCTTTATAATTTTTTCTTAAATCAACGAACTGATATCATCAATCTCAAAACTGTTGTATTTATCAAAAATTTCAACTAGTTCTGTAGGAATTTTAGCAGGTCTACCCTTTTGAGCATTTACCATAACCCATATTGTATCAGCTTTGCATAATAGCATTTTGTCTGATTTTCTATAGATGTGATATTTTCTAAATGTAGAAATCTTGGTGATACTCTCTACCCATGTAACCACAGCAATATCATCGCCTAAGAAACCTTGTGATAGATACTCTATAGTATGCTTTCTAGCAAACCAAGTAAGTCCATTGGATTCTGTTAGTTCAAAGACGCCATTAGCCTTGACATGTGCTATAGCTACATCCTGCATCCATTGTAAATAAACGATATTATTTAAATGCTTATTCGAGTCAATATGCTCAGGCAATACTTGGGTAGATAGGACAAAGTATTTTAACTGTTGATTCATTTCTCACCTAAAAACTCAAGCAAGTCACTGTAACCACCTATCTGCTGACCATCTATAAAAATTAATGGTGTAGTTTGTAAGTTATATTTTGCTTTGAAGGCATCTGTTTCAGCACGAGTTTTTAGCTGATTATCTTCAAAACTCCAGCCTTTTTGTTCAAAAAGTGCCTTCGCCTTTAAACCATACGGACAAATTTTCTCTGGTGTAACCATACGATATAATACTATACTTTTAAAATTACTCATGACTTTGTTTTTCCTGTGTATTTCTCATTCTAATAGGCAGGTGATTGCAAAAAGGCTCTTCTGCTAGATAACTACCATGGATATTATACGCCCTAGCTCTACAACCGCCACATATTTTGATAAATTCGCACGCACCACATTTACCCTCATAAGCGCTAAAATTACGCATATCCTCTAGCACCTTACTATTTTGCCAAATCTCAGCAAAAGTTTTCTCTTTGATATTACCAGCACTCACCGGTAGGTAGCTACACGGATAGACATTGCCATCGACATCAAGTAGGCAAATACTTTGTCCTGCAATACAACCCTTACTACCCCCAGTACCAAAACTAAGAGCTCTTGAGCGAACTTTGGCACCGTCGTGTTTATTACGCTCAAAGCGGATACGATAATAATGGGGCGCACAAGTTGGACGTACAAGCATATCTTGCTCATCTGCCTCCATATCATAATGCCAGTTTAAAATATCTTGATAACCATCAATATCAATTAACTCTTGCATCAGCTCTTCACCACGCCCTGTAGGCACGATCATAAATAGATACCATGCTGTAGCCTCTAGTGATTTAGCAAGTTTATAAACATCTTTGATCTCATGCTGGTTACGCTTGGTAAATGATGAGTTTATCAAAAATGGTATCCCATGTTTTTTGAAAAGCTTAGCGGCATTTACAGTTGCCTCAAAAGCACCCTTTTGGCTTCTGAAATCATCATGCGTCGCTGCTGTAGCACCATCGATACTTAGAGATACAATACTTATGCTTGAGTTTTTGATTTTCTCGCAGTTTTCATCAGTTACTAGAGAGCCATTTGTTGCTAGTGCCATACGCAAACCTTTATTCGCTCCATACTCTGCTAATTCAAAAATATCAGCACGTAGTAGTGGCTCTCCACCTGATAGTACCAAAACAGGATTAGCAAATGCTACGATGTTATCGATGACTTTAAAACCTTCTGCTGTTGAAAAATCAGGATGACCAAGTACCTCACATTCAGAAGATGAACGGCAATGTACGCATTTGAGATTACAACGCCTTGTTGTTTCCCATGCCATCCATTTAAGTTGGTGTTTCACTAAATCTTAATCCAATACGAAATATAATCTTGTTGATAGTTATTATAACAAATAATCATTAAACAAAACGTATAAAGCTGTTAAAAATAGCTCTAGCAAAGCTCTATTACGAGTTCTTTTACCTTGATAGAATGCTAATAAATTTCAGTAGCTAGGTTATTTGGTATAATACTGTTAGCTATATACTATTTTATCTATTATTTTTCTAAAATGAATCCAAAAAATAATAGCCTATAAATTTTAACCAAAATCTAGTTTCTTTTTAATTTCACGCCAATCTGGCATATACGCAGATATATAGTTATAAAAAGTTCTATCGTGGTTATGATGCTTCAAATGAACAATCTCATGAAAAACTACATATTCTATAGCTTTTTTAGGCTTTTTAATAAGTTCTTGGTTTAGATTTATATAGCTTTTTGCAGGGTTACATGAGCCCCAACGAGTTTTCATTTTTCTAATTCTAAAAACCACATCACTATTATAGAAGTCTCTGAACTTTGATATAGCTTTTTTGAAATGCTCTTCTGCTTTGGTTTTATAAAAACTTTCTAAAATAGAGCTTTTTAATTTAAAGTTTTGTGTATCTTTACAATATAGATTTAGATAGCCATTTTTCAAAATAGCTTTATTTATATCTGCTAGAATTACTTTTAAACGATATCTTCTACCTAAATATATAAAATCCTCACCACTTACTAATTTTCTCTCAGGTTGCTTAGCTTGTCTAAAAATATCTAAATTTTTATGTATCCAGTTATCTCTTTTTTGCAAAAGCTTCTGGATATGGTTGTCGGATGTTTCAAACGGTGCTACAACTTCAACCTCTAAGCTAGGTTTAACCTTAATAGTTACATCTTTGACATCTTTATGAACTACGCTATAGTTATAGTCAATCATAATTGTTAACACCTAACTCATACGCCTTTTGTAAAAATTTATCTAGCTCTACCATATCAATATTTTGATCAAAAAGATAATCATCTATCTCTTGCTCAATTTGATTTTTAACATCAATATTATTTTTCCAATTTGGTTTTTTGATAAATTTGGCAAAAAGCTCATCGATAAAACAAACTATCTCGACAAACTTAGCATCTGAATTATCACTAAAATATTTTTTTAATGAATCATAAAAAGACTGCTTTGGTTTGGTACTAATTTGATTAGGATAGCTGGCAAGTATAGCATCGTTATGTTGCTTGACTTTTGTATAAACTCCTTGAGCCTCTGCTAAAAATTCTCTTTCAGATAAGCGTTTCTCTTTGTACTGTTGGATAATCTCTTTTATCTTTTGTGCGATTCTATCATAGAACGCTGGGTTTACTTCCATCTTCTCTTTTGCATACTTAGTTGTAGCACTGATAATAGCATCAGCTTTTGCTCTATCAGATGTCAGGTTATACACCTCATCTTTAAAATCTTGTGAGAACATATCAACAGTAGCACTTAGCTGAAAAACCTCTCCCTCAGTACCAATATAAGTATCTAGCAGGCTTTGCATTCTCTGCTCATATTGAGCAAAATCAACACTCTCAGCGTAGCGAATTCTTAATGATTTTCTCAAAGTGTTGTAGAATCTTAGCCATTTTTTGAAGTTAGCTAAATCATCCTCACTATAGACATGATTGACAAAATCACATCCTAAAGAAAAGGCTAAATCCCTAGCAAAATTATTTAAAGCTTTATAGAACTCTTGGCGTTTTTCTTTGGTGTCTAAAAATACCTCATAACTCTCTTGATCATTTTTATGCACTATTGATTTAAATATATCCTGTAGTTGACTAAAACTAGTTTTAAGCTTCTGTAGCTCTTTTTTGACATCTGCAAATGTGCCTTTTACATCTATCTCATCATATCCAGCTAATGCTCCATAAGAAGTCAAAGCTTTATCAAGATTTTCAAATAATCCACGATAGTCTACAATCAAACCATAATCTTTGCCCTCGTAGAGTCTGTTTACTCTAGCTATAGCCTGCAAAAGTGTGTGATCTTTTAACTCTTTGTCGATATATAGTACTTGAGCAATAGGAGCATCAAAACCAGTTAAAAGTTTATCAACAACTATTAAAAGCTCGATATCTCCATGTTCATCTTTAAATTCAGAATCTATATGGTCATTATAAGCCTTTTCTGAACCGTATTTTGCTAAGATATCTTTCCAAAATGTTTGGACTTCTAATTTAGTATCGTTTACTTCATCATTACCCTCTTTAACATCAGGGGCTGATATAGATATTGCTGAGCTAATTCGTTCTCCCTCATCAAAGAGTTTTTTAAAGCGAACTGCTTCAATCTTGCTATTTGTCGCTAGCATTGCTTTGAAGCCTTGCCCTTTGACATTTTTAGTAAAATGATCCTCAATATCAAAGACTATCGCCTCTAGACGCTGTTTAGATGATGCTACATTCCTAAAGTTTACCCACTTTTGTTCTAGGTCTTTTTTTTGATCTTCGTTTAAATCTTGAGTATAGCGAGCAAAACGCCTATTGAGTGCTGTCTCATCAGTTATCCATTGATCAACCATTCTAGCCTCATAAAGTAGCGGTAGCACAGCCTTATCTTTTATCGCTTGATCAATTGTATATTTATGGATTAAGCCATTAAATTTTGTGATTGAACCGTCACTTTTTTGTGATTTTAGAAGCGGCGTACCAGTAAAACCAATATAGCAACCATTAACAAAAATTTTTTTCATTGCACGGTGTAAATCACCACTTTGGGTACGATGTGATTCATCTACAAGTATAAAGATATTGCTGCTCTCAAGCCTACAGTTTTGCTTAACTGCTGTCTCAAATTTATGAATAGTTGAGGTTATAACACTTGTACCTTTCTCTAATTCATCTATAAGATTTCTACCTGTTGTAGCTTTGACAACTTCGACTTCTGAATTTTTAAAAGTATCCGATATTTGTTTATCTAAATCTTTCCTATCTGTAACTACAACAATTCTGGCATTTTTAACTTGCTTTTGTAAGTACATCGTAGCCATAACCATAGTTAGTGATTTACCTGAGCCTTGAGTATGCCAGACTAAACCACCTTTGCGACTAGCTCCTTCATAATGAGAAATATTCTCCATAATTGCACTAATTGCATAATACTGCTGATAGCGAGCTATTTTTTTGATGTTGTTATCGAATAAAATAAAAAATCTAAACATCTCTATCAATCGAGATTTTGAGCATAGCGATATTAGTAAATTATCCAAATGGCTAGGGTGTCTATTTGTAACTGGGCTATCTAACTGCTGTATCAGTGCTTGATCTTCCTCTTGCCAAGTTAAGAAGTACTTGGCAGGTGACCCAGTAGTAGCATATTGTGGGCTATGATTATTAGCAGCGATTAGAAGTTGGGCAAACTCAAATAATTTGGGGATTTCTTTATCTGCTTGATATTCAATAAGTTGAGATATTCCTTTAGAGACTTCTACATCTGATTTTTTAAGTTCTATAATCACGATAGGAAAACCATTTATAAATAGCACTATATCAGCACGGCGAGTTTTTTCAGCTTCAGTTTTGACAACTCTCTCAACAGGAAACTCTTCTGTAACATGAAAGATATTATTATCAATATTATCAAAATCTATAAATTTAAAGCTAAAGCTTTTCTTAGAACCATCAGGCAAATTTTGCTCTATAGATGTCCCTAAATGTAGGCTTTCGGTGATTTTCTTATTAGTAGCAAGTAAGCCACCAGCTACTAAAGTATTGAGATTATAAATTTGTCGTTCAATATCAGCTTTTGAAAACTCAAACTTCTCACCTTTGTGGGTATAGCTATTTATCTTAGCTAGTTGCTTTGCAGCAATATCTTTTAAGATAACATCGTTTAGATTATTATTTCTAAGCTCTCGATTTTGCTCTTTGGTTATAAGCTTATATCCTAGTTTTTGTAAAAGCTTTAGGCTTTTTTGTTGTAGGCTATTTTCGGATGTGTTAGGTGGTAAATTATTGTTCATTGCTCTACTTCTTTATTCTCTCTTATTTTAAAAACAGATGGCTCAACTTTTGTAAACATAGAATAGAAATTTTGCTCTATTTTTTCTTTCAGTTCACTATAATCTTCACCTTTATTGTGTAGCCTTACTGCTTCTTTGACATCATCTATAGTTGGTTGCATATTAGTATCGTAGTTAATAAAAAGGTCAAATAGAAATAGTTCATCCTTAAGATTCCCAGGATTCTCTAAATATTCGCTTGTGCGATTATATTCTTCATAAAAGTATTTTTTTATTTCATCACTTATATTTGGTTTAATATTCTCTTTTTTGCAATACCACTCTATTAGAGTAAGAAACCTCATCTTAGTAGCATATTTATTGTATATAGAAAAATCATCTTCTTGCCCTTTTATAAGTTGATAAGCTTTATTTATTAAAGCCTCTATAGTTTCATACCTCGATATAAGATATATCATTATTTCATTCCAAAATGATGATAAGCTATTAATATAATCAGAATTTTCACAAAGTAATCCCCCTAAAGATGAGGATTTATATGATAGTCTAATCTCTTTCTGACCTTCATATCCTACATATGTATTTTGCCTTAAATAAGCATTAAAATTTAACTCATTATCTTTAGTTAAGTGTTGTAGTGCTTGCTTTTTATAAAACCCATAAATATCACGAACACTTTCCTTTTTAAAGAAATCTTTTTCAGTTTTTATAAATGTAATGTTATTTATAGCCAAAATATCTGATAAAAAATCATCATCATTTACTTCACTTAGTTCATTAATTTCTGCTAAAAGCTGACCTATACTATAAAATGATAAGTTAATTAAATATTCTAAACCATGGTCAAAGTTTAATATTTCTAACTTTCTAAGATGTTTATCTTTAACATAGTCTTTAATATATTTTTTGAATGATTCACTATTGTTAGTTTTATCTTTTTGCTT
This Francisella opportunistica DNA region includes the following protein-coding sequences:
- a CDS encoding DNA polymerase ligase N-terminal domain-containing protein — its product is MKQKLKQYLSRRNFHKTPEPKGETVLKSDPDKPLFVVQKHAGRSLHYDFRIEIDGVLKSWTVPKGPSLNPKEKRLAILTENHPLQYAQFEGIIPEGEYGAGNVIVWDIGYYRNVKDTKEGPVSMSSCFSQGKIEIELHGQKLNGVFALVRTKMRGSNKHYLQWLLIKKQDNYAQQRDVTCQDRSVLSGKTLEDIK
- a CDS encoding Hsp20/alpha crystallin family protein; this encodes MDLFNAKKNIPVSVGHQKHKPFWSLQNELNKALGDIYGWFEPFNFPSERFENLSLSPAIDIVDDKNQFKVEVEMPGMGEDDVKVSIDNGILTIKGEKTTSKQDKDKNYMMREISYGSYERSVSLPDTVDVDKAEASFKKGMLWVILPKKPECAKKYRTLDVKKAN
- a CDS encoding TrmH family RNA methyltransferase, with the translated sequence MKNLSQKLYKEIKKLHSSQGRKKSQYYVIEGLRCAQEALKRLAQQQIIAILVTEKVDSPIYAVDKKYIVTEKDFEALSQTQNPQGILILAEKPKFQKLSFNDDFILVLDRIQDPGNIGTILRTAIAVGLKEVILINGTVDAFNPKAIRAGMGAQFSLKFGYLENLAELKNTQKLQQRKIWLTTPHQGVSCYAKEFKLANSILVFGEEANGIEDFSVGEKTMIPTLSDIESLNVAQAATIYLFEGLRQKLIN
- a CDS encoding acyl-CoA thioesterase, whose product is MNQQLKYFVLSTQVLPEHIDSNKHLNNIVYLQWMQDVAIAHVKANGVFELTESNGLTWFARKHTIEYLSQGFLGDDIAVVTWVESITKISTFRKYHIYRKSDKMLLCKADTIWVMVNAQKGRPAKIPTELVEIFDKYNSFEIDDISSLI
- a CDS encoding glutaredoxin domain-containing protein, which codes for MSNFKSIVLYRMVTPEKICPYGLKAKALFEQKGWSFEDNQLKTRAETDAFKAKYNLQTTPLIFIDGQQIGGYSDLLEFLGEK
- a CDS encoding radical SAM/SPASM domain-containing protein encodes the protein MKHQLKWMAWETTRRCNLKCVHCRSSSECEVLGHPDFSTAEGFKVIDNIVAFANPVLVLSGGEPLLRADIFELAEYGANKGLRMALATNGSLVTDENCEKIKNSSISIVSLSIDGATAATHDDFRSQKGAFEATVNAAKLFKKHGIPFLINSSFTKRNQHEIKDVYKLAKSLEATAWYLFMIVPTGRGEELMQELIDIDGYQDILNWHYDMEADEQDMLVRPTCAPHYYRIRFERNKHDGAKVRSRALSFGTGGSKGCIAGQSICLLDVDGNVYPCSYLPVSAGNIKEKTFAEIWQNSKVLEDMRNFSAYEGKCGACEFIKICGGCRARAYNIHGSYLAEEPFCNHLPIRMRNTQEKQSHE
- a CDS encoding M48 family metallopeptidase, with protein sequence MIDYNYSVVHKDVKDVTIKVKPSLEVEVVAPFETSDNHIQKLLQKRDNWIHKNLDIFRQAKQPERKLVSGEDFIYLGRRYRLKVILADINKAILKNGYLNLYCKDTQNFKLKSSILESFYKTKAEEHFKKAISKFRDFYNSDVVFRIRKMKTRWGSCNPAKSYINLNQELIKKPKKAIEYVVFHEIVHLKHHNHDRTFYNYISAYMPDWREIKKKLDFG
- a CDS encoding type I restriction endonuclease subunit R, which encodes MNNNLPPNTSENSLQQKSLKLLQKLGYKLITKEQNRELRNNNLNDVILKDIAAKQLAKINSYTHKGEKFEFSKADIERQIYNLNTLVAGGLLATNKKITESLHLGTSIEQNLPDGSKKSFSFKFIDFDNIDNNIFHVTEEFPVERVVKTEAEKTRRADIVLFINGFPIVIIELKKSDVEVSKGISQLIEYQADKEIPKLFEFAQLLIAANNHSPQYATTGSPAKYFLTWQEEDQALIQQLDSPVTNRHPSHLDNLLISLCSKSRLIEMFRFFILFDNNIKKIARYQQYYAISAIMENISHYEGASRKGGLVWHTQGSGKSLTMVMATMYLQKQVKNARIVVVTDRKDLDKQISDTFKNSEVEVVKATTGRNLIDELEKGTSVITSTIHKFETAVKQNCRLESSNIFILVDESHRTQSGDLHRAMKKIFVNGCYIGFTGTPLLKSQKSDGSITKFNGLIHKYTIDQAIKDKAVLPLLYEARMVDQWITDETALNRRFARYTQDLNEDQKKDLEQKWVNFRNVASSKQRLEAIVFDIEDHFTKNVKGQGFKAMLATNSKIEAVRFKKLFDEGERISSAISISAPDVKEGNDEVNDTKLEVQTFWKDILAKYGSEKAYNDHIDSEFKDEHGDIELLIVVDKLLTGFDAPIAQVLYIDKELKDHTLLQAIARVNRLYEGKDYGLIVDYRGLFENLDKALTSYGALAGYDEIDVKGTFADVKKELQKLKTSFSQLQDIFKSIVHKNDQESYEVFLDTKEKRQEFYKALNNFARDLAFSLGCDFVNHVYSEDDLANFKKWLRFYNTLRKSLRIRYAESVDFAQYEQRMQSLLDTYIGTEGEVFQLSATVDMFSQDFKDEVYNLTSDRAKADAIISATTKYAKEKMEVNPAFYDRIAQKIKEIIQQYKEKRLSEREFLAEAQGVYTKVKQHNDAILASYPNQISTKPKQSFYDSLKKYFSDNSDAKFVEIVCFIDELFAKFIKKPNWKNNIDVKNQIEQEIDDYLFDQNIDMVELDKFLQKAYELGVNNYD